Proteins co-encoded in one Gemmatimonadota bacterium genomic window:
- a CDS encoding HEPN domain-containing protein, with product MKEPERFPADDPRNWLKRASSNVSRAKSRLPDSYLEDLCFDAQQAAEKAIKALMIKRGIDFPYIHDLAQLLSLLKESGEEIPDAVGQARKLTRFATVTRYPMNQAVTETALHRGHRHRRGRPPLGGGTHRLIPANASTSPK from the coding sequence ATGAAGGAACCTGAGCGTTTTCCGGCTGATGATCCTCGGAATTGGCTGAAACGTGCCAGTAGCAATGTGTCGCGAGCCAAGAGTCGTTTGCCCGATTCCTACCTCGAAGACCTGTGCTTCGACGCTCAGCAGGCAGCCGAGAAAGCTATCAAGGCGTTGATGATTAAGCGCGGAATCGACTTCCCATACATACATGATTTGGCCCAGTTGCTTTCATTGCTCAAGGAATCTGGCGAAGAAATCCCAGACGCTGTCGGTCAGGCTAGGAAACTCACTCGATTCGCCACTGTCACGCGCTACCCCATGAATCAGGCCGTCACCGAAACAGCACTACACCGAGGCCATCGCCATCGCCGAGGCCGTCCTCCGCTGGGCGGAGGAACGCATCGATTGATCCCCGCGAACGCAAGCACCTCGCCGAAGTAG